CCGCGGTGTGCGGATCGCCCCTGGTGAGCGGCTCGGCGCGGCCGAGGGAGCGGCGGACGTACGCTGAGGGTGTCCGACCGCCACGCGCGGCACCACGGCACCCGCACGCGCGGGACCACAGCACACCCTCACGCGCGGCACCTTTGCGGAGCACCTTTTCCAACTGCGGAGCACCTTTGAACGAGCAGGCACGTCGTCGTCCCTCCAAGACCTACCGCCGTCCCAAGAAGGATCCCGTGCGGATCCTCGCCTTCGAGGCGTTGCGGGCCGTCGACGAACGCGCCGCCTACGCCAACCTCGTCCTCCCGCCCCTCCTGAAGAAGGCCAGGGAGGCGGGTGACTTCGACAACCGCGACGCGGCGCTCGCGACCGAACTCGTCTACGGCACGCTCCGCCGCCAGGGCACGTACGACGCGATCATCTCCGCCTGCATCGACCGCCCGCTGCGCCAGGTCGACCCGCCCGTGCTCGACGTACTCGCCCTCGGCGCGCACCAGTTGCTCGGCACCCGTATCCCCACGCACGCCGCCGTGTCGGCGAGTGTGGAGCTGGCCCGCGTCGTGCTCGGCGACGGGCGCGCGAAGTTCGTCAACGCCGTGCTGCGGAAGATCTCCAAGGACGACCTCGACGCCTGGGTGGAGCGGGTCGCACCGCCGTACGACGAGGACGCCGAGGACCACCTCGCCGTCGTCCACTCGCATCCCCGCTGGATCGTCTCCGCGCTCTGGGACGCGCTCGGGGGCGGCCGGGCCGGCATCGAGGACCTGCTCGAAGCGGACAACGAACGCCCGGAGGTGACGCTCGTCGCGCGCCCCGGGCGGGTCTCGGCCGACGCACTCCTCGACACACTGGGCGAGGAGTCCGGACTGCCGGGACGCTGGTCCCCGTACGCGGTCCGCCTCACCGAGGGCGGCGAACCGGGCGCCATCGACGCCGTACGCGAAGGCCGGGCCGGAGTCCAGGACGAGGGCAGCCAGCTCGTCGCCGTGGCCCTCGCCAACGCGCCGCTGGAAGGCACCGACAACCGGTGGCTCGACGGCTGCGCGGGCCCCGGCGGCAAGGCGGCGCTGCTGGCCGCGCTGGCCGCCGAGCGGGGCGCGCACCTGCTCGCCTCCGAGAAGCAGCCGCACCGGGCGCGCCTGGTCGAGCGCGCGCTCGCGGGCAACCCCGGCCCCTACCAGGTGATCACCGCCGACGGCACCCGCCCGCCGTGGCGGCCCGGCGTCTTCGACCGCGTCCTGGTCGACGTCCCGTGCACCGGCCTCGGCGCCCTGCGCCGCCGCCCGGAGGCCCGCTGGCGCCGCCGCCCGGAGGATCTGGAGGGCTTCGCGCCGCTCCAGCGGTCACTGCTGCGCGAGGCGCTGAAGGCCGTGCGGGTGGGCGGAGTGGTCGGCTACGCGACGTGCTCCCCGCATCTGGCCGAGACGCGCGTCGTGGTGGAGGACGTGCTCAAGGGCAGGGGCGGCCCCGCCGCCGTGGCCGAATGGGTCGACGCCCGGCCGCTGATGCCCGGCGTCGCGGCACTGGGGGACGGCCCCGACGTCCAGCTGTGGCCGCATGTCCACGGCACGGACGCGATGTATCTGGCGTTGCTGCGCCGTACGGCCTGAGGCTCGTACCGCCTCCGGGGCGGGGCGTCGGGTTTCCCTGAAATCTACGCTGTAGGAAAATATTCCTACGCTGTAGAATGTCGATGGGTGACGGGATCCACCGACGGGAGAGTTCGCGAAATGGCCACGTGGTACGAGATCCGCAGCCAGCACACGGAGTTCGCGGACAAGGTCTCGGCGTGCTTCGCGGCGGGCGTGAACAAGACGATCGCGACCCTGCGCCGGGACGGCTCACCCCGCATCAGTGCGATCGAGCTGGAGTTCAAGGACGGTGACGTCACGCTGGGAATGATGGGCGGGTCGGTCAAACTCCGCGACGCGAGACGCGACCCGCGCGTCGCCGTCCACAGCCCCACGATCGACGCCCCGGAGGGGGAGACCTGGCACGGAGACGCCAAACTCTCCGGGGTCCTCGTGGAGACACCGGCCCCGGCGGGGAACCCGCACGTGGGAGCGGGCTTCTTCCGGATCGACATCCGGGAAGTCGCGCTCACCTACCTCGGCACACCCGCCGACCACCTCGTCATCGAGTCCTGGCACGCCGGACACGGCTGGCGGCGCAGGACGCACTGAACCGGCCTTCGTCGTAAGCCACTTGGGGTGGTCCCGCCGCCCCCGAGGCGCCTCGCCCGTCTGGAAATCTACGGCGTATGAATTCGCTCTCCGCCCGGTAGAGTGCCGAGGTGGCAACGGAACCGGACAAGGGCAGAAAACGCGGGCGCCCCGCCGCCGACCGGGCAGGACTCACCGCCGACCGGATCCTCACGACCGCCCTCGCCCTCGTCGACGAGCAGGGGCTCGATGCCCTGAGCATGCGCCGTCTGGCCCGGGAGCTGGGCGTGGATCCCATGTCGATCTACCACCACCTTCCCAACAAGGCCGCCGTCGTCTCGGGGCTCGTGGAACTCGTCTTCTCACGTCTGCGGTTGCCGCGGGCCCTGCCGGACGACTGGGCCGAGCAGGTGCGTGCCTGGGTGAACGCCTACCGGGACCTGACCCGGCGCCACCCCCGGCTCGTACTCCAGATCGTCACCGACCCGGTGGCGGTCGCACAGGCGGCGGAGATGATCAACGGCCCACTTCACGCCGCGCTGACCTCGGCGGGAGTGCCGGCGGACAAGGTCGACGCGTGCGCCGGCATGTTCGTCGACTTCGCCAACGGGTTCGCCCTGGCAGAGCTCGAATCCCCGTCTCCCGCCCTGGCCGCGCGGCCCCCGCAGTCGCACTTCGACATCGGCATGGACGTCATGATCCTCGGAGTCCACGCACTGACCGCAGGACACGACGACCGCTGACTCCATGGCCGTCGGCGGCGGTTCCGGGAGGGGCCGTCGCGACACGAGGGGGTGTCCGATTCGTTCAAGACCTGGCCGGACCCGCGTGGTTACGTGGCCGGTAGGAGTACGAGTACGGCGGTCTGTACGGAGCGGGTCGAGTCGACTCCCGGGGAGACCGGACGACAGAGAGGGAGTGGTCTTGATGACCTCCGCACACGATGGGTCCGACCTCACCGAGCTGGTCAACGTCGGCCGTTCCGTGGCCCGTTACTTCGAGAGCGTCGGCGTCACCAGGATCGCGCAACTCGTGGGCGAGGAGCCGGTCGAACTCTACGAGCGGATGTCGGCCGCCGCCGGGCAGCGGCTCGACCCCTGTCTCCTCGACACCGTCATGTCCGCCGTGGACCAGGCCGAGGGAGAGCCCGCCCGCCCGTGGTGGCACTACACGCCCGAACGCAGACGACTCCAGGCCGAGCGCCAGGCGCGGCTGCCCGCCGCACCGTGAACGGCCTTTGGATGTCCGTCCCTCACCGAGACGCTATGGCGCCTGCCACCCAGCCCTGAGGACGCGTCAGATCTCTTGACTCGGACCACGCGCGTCGGACCACTCACCTCGGAACCGCGCCTCAGACCTCGCGTCCCAGATACGCCGCCAGCCGGTCGTTCCCGTTCGCGTCGCGCGGCGCCCGCCGTTCCGGGGCGAACGAGCCGCCCGCCGTGCGGGGCAGTGAGCCGTAGATCTCGTGTACCGAGGGCAGCACGGCGTCCGCGATCTCCGGTGCGAAGCCGGTCGGTTGGCCCGTGGCACTCGCCAAGTCCCAGCCGTGGACCAGCATTTCGATGAGCAACTGCTCCACCATCCGCCAACCGGGCGCGGGTCCGAAGCGCTCCTCGGGCAGCCCCGGCCGGCGGAAGGCCGTCAGCGTCGCGGCGGCGGCGTCCCGGAACGCGGCGACGTGATCGTCGCCCAGCCGGTCCACATCCGCGTCCGGGAGCGTGTCCGCACCCGTCGCCAGCCCCGCCCAGATCAGGTTCTCCCACACCAGGTGGCCGAGCAGCGCGCGTACGTCCCAGTCGGCGCACGGCGTCGGGTCGCGGAACCGGCCCGGCCCGACGCCCGCGACCAGCTTCCCGACCTCGCCCAGAACGCTCGCGCAGGTCTCCACGATCCGGTCCGGACGCAGCGCCACCGACGCCTCCCGAGCGTCGGCCGAGCCCGCCGCGTCGCCCGCGTACAGGGCCTCGTGCCGGGCGGCCAAGGCGCCCGGCGCCGGATTCGCCCGCAGCGCGGTCATCAGCCACTCGCCGGGCGCCGCGAGCCCCGGACGCACCGGAAGGCCGTTGATGAGGCAGATCAGTTGCCAGTACCGCTCCACGCCCGGATCGGCCGCCGTCTCCAACTGCGCCAGCAGCAGCCCGCGCGCCTCGGCGCCGTCGGTCCGCGGTGCTGTCCCCGCCTGCCGTGTCACGCCCTCCTGGGTGGGGATCCACTCGGCGACCACCGCGCCGACGACGTCGTCCGCCGACGGTGAGTCCGGCGCGAGGCCCTCCGCCATGGCCGCCGATACCCGGCGCACCCAGAACTCCGTCATGCGCTCGGCGGCCCTGACATGCTCCTCCTCGTGGACCGAGGGGGAGTGCTCCGCCGCGTATTCGGCCATCGCGCGCAGCCCGGCCGACACGGCCGGATCCCGGACGAGAGCGCTCAGTTCGAACCAGGCGTCGACCTGCGCGGCGGTGGGATCGGCCGGCAGATCGGGCGTGGCGGCGAGCAGGGCGTCGCGGTAGCCGGGGGCGTCGACGCCGTCGAGCGCGCCCGTCACAAACGTACGGATGGTCTCCTCGCGCTCGGCCGCCGACATCCGGGTCAGCTCGGTCAGCACCCGCAGCTCCTCGGCCGTCGACCCGCGCCGCCCGGCCGAACGCAGCACCGCGAGCTGGAGCCGGAGCGTACGGATCTGGGCCTCCAGCGCGTCGGCGTGGACCGCGGCCGTCTCCGCGAGGCCGTGCTCACGGTCCAGGACGCCCCGGATCTCCGCCAGCCCCAGCCCGAGATCGCGGAGCGTCCGGGCCAGATCGAGCCGGGCGACGGCCTCGGGGCCGTATCTGCGGTAGCCGGACGCGGAGCGGCCGGCCGGCGGCGCGATGCCGAGGTCCGACCAGTGCCGGACGAGTTTGACCGAGAGGCCGGTGCGGGCGGCGAGTTCGCCGATGGTGAATTCCGGCGGCCCGGGTGGGGTGTCGTTGCGCATGCGGCCACTCTCAGGTCTCCCACGCTGGGAGAGTCAAGGCACTCCGCGCCCAAGAGCCCCCGGCCCCCCGCCCTCGTACTGCCCCGCCCACGGCGCCGAATCGCGAGGATTGCGCGGACTGTGCCCGTCCCCCGGCCCCTTGCCGCGCAACGAGGCGGGGAAGTCGCCCGGAGCATGGCAGGCTTGGCACATGGCTCAGATCAACCCCAGCATCCTGTCCGCCGATTTCGCACGTCTGGCCGAGGAGGCGAAGGCGGCCGAGGGCGCCGACTGGCTCCACGTCGATGTCATGGACAACCACTTCGTGCCCAATCTGACTCTCGGTGTGCCGGTGGTCGAAGCGCTCGCCCGCGCGACGGAGACCCCGCTGGACTGCCACCTGATGATCGAGGAACCCGATCGCTGGGCTCCGCAGTACGTCGAGGCCGGCGCCGGTTCGGTCACCTTCCACGCGGAGGCCGCGGCGGCCCCCGTACGGCTCGCACGCGAGATCCGCGCCAAGGGCGCGCGCGCCTCGATGGCGCTGAAGCCCGCGACACCTGTCGAGCCGTACGAGGACCTGCTCCCCGAGCTGGACATGCTGCTGATCATGACGGTGGAGCCGGGCTTCGGCGGTCAGGCGTTCCTGGACATCATGCTGCCCAAGATCCGCCGTACCCGTGAGCTGATCTCCAAGCACGGCCTCGAACTGTGGCTCCAGGTCGACGGTGGTGTCTCGGCCGCCACCATCGAACGCTGTGCCGAGGCGGGGGCGGACGTCTTCGTCGCCGGTTCGGCGGTGTACGGGACGGACGACCCGGCGGCGGCCGTACGGATGCTGCGCCACCAGGCCGACGAGGCGACCGCCTCGGCCGGCTGGTCCTGCGCCCACTGAGACGCAATTCCACGCGGCCACCGGGCCACGGCTACATGAACGGCGCCCATCCGGGCTGATCAAGGACCGCCGAATCTGACAGGATGAGAGCGCGTCCAGAGTGTGAACAGCAGTGAGGAGATCGCGGTGTCTGGTATGTCGGCGGGTCGGCCGGCCCTGCGCATGGGACCCGCGGAATTGGTGCAGGCCGCGGCCATGGCCCGCCGCTTCTATCTGGAGGGCAAGTCCAAGATCCAGATCGCCGAGGAGTTCGGCGTCAGCCGCTTCAAAGTGGCCCGGGTCCTGGAGACCGCGCTCGAACGCGACCTCGTGAGGATCGAGATCCGCGTCCCGGCCGAGCTGGACGCCGAGCGTTCCGACGCCCTGCGCGCCCGCTACGGTCTGCGGCACGCCGTCGTCGTGGAGTCGCCCGCCGAGGGTGCCGACGAGTCGCCCGACCCCGAGAACCTCGGTGAGGTCGCCGCCGATCTCCTGGGCGAACTGGTGGTCGAGGGCGATGTCCTCGGGCTGGCCTGGGGCCGCTCCACCATCCATATGGCCGCCGCGCTCGACCGCCTGCCGCCCTGCACCGTCGTCCAGCTGACCGGTGTGTACGACGCGGGCACCGCCGAGCGCGGCTCCGTCGAGGCCGTACGCCGCGCCGCCCAGGTCTCCGGCGGCGAGGCGCACCCCATCTACGCCCCGATGCTGCTGCCCGACCCGGCGACGGCCGCCGCGCTGCGCAGCCAGACCGGTATCGCCCGGGCCTTCGACTACTTCGACAAGGTCACCGTCGCCGCCGTCTCCATCGGCTCCTGGGAGGCGGGGATCTCCACGGTCCACGACATGCTCACCGACGAGGAGCGTTCGCACTACGCGTCCCTCGGGGTCGAGGCCGAGATGTCCGCCCACCTCTTCGACGCGGAGGGCCGGCGGGTCGGACGGGACCTGGGCGAGCGGTGCATCACCGTGGAGGCCGACCGGCTGCGCCGTATCCCCGAGG
This window of the Streptomyces niveus genome carries:
- a CDS encoding TIGR03086 family metal-binding protein codes for the protein MRNDTPPGPPEFTIGELAARTGLSVKLVRHWSDLGIAPPAGRSASGYRRYGPEAVARLDLARTLRDLGLGLAEIRGVLDREHGLAETAAVHADALEAQIRTLRLQLAVLRSAGRRGSTAEELRVLTELTRMSAAEREETIRTFVTGALDGVDAPGYRDALLAATPDLPADPTAAQVDAWFELSALVRDPAVSAGLRAMAEYAAEHSPSVHEEEHVRAAERMTEFWVRRVSAAMAEGLAPDSPSADDVVGAVVAEWIPTQEGVTRQAGTAPRTDGAEARGLLLAQLETAADPGVERYWQLICLINGLPVRPGLAAPGEWLMTALRANPAPGALAARHEALYAGDAAGSADAREASVALRPDRIVETCASVLGEVGKLVAGVGPGRFRDPTPCADWDVRALLGHLVWENLIWAGLATGADTLPDADVDRLGDDHVAAFRDAAAATLTAFRRPGLPEERFGPAPGWRMVEQLLIEMLVHGWDLASATGQPTGFAPEIADAVLPSVHEIYGSLPRTAGGSFAPERRAPRDANGNDRLAAYLGREV
- a CDS encoding RsmB/NOP family class I SAM-dependent RNA methyltransferase, with the translated sequence MNEQARRRPSKTYRRPKKDPVRILAFEALRAVDERAAYANLVLPPLLKKAREAGDFDNRDAALATELVYGTLRRQGTYDAIISACIDRPLRQVDPPVLDVLALGAHQLLGTRIPTHAAVSASVELARVVLGDGRAKFVNAVLRKISKDDLDAWVERVAPPYDEDAEDHLAVVHSHPRWIVSALWDALGGGRAGIEDLLEADNERPEVTLVARPGRVSADALLDTLGEESGLPGRWSPYAVRLTEGGEPGAIDAVREGRAGVQDEGSQLVAVALANAPLEGTDNRWLDGCAGPGGKAALLAALAAERGAHLLASEKQPHRARLVERALAGNPGPYQVITADGTRPPWRPGVFDRVLVDVPCTGLGALRRRPEARWRRRPEDLEGFAPLQRSLLREALKAVRVGGVVGYATCSPHLAETRVVVEDVLKGRGGPAAVAEWVDARPLMPGVAALGDGPDVQLWPHVHGTDAMYLALLRRTA
- a CDS encoding sugar-binding transcriptional regulator codes for the protein MNSSEEIAVSGMSAGRPALRMGPAELVQAAAMARRFYLEGKSKIQIAEEFGVSRFKVARVLETALERDLVRIEIRVPAELDAERSDALRARYGLRHAVVVESPAEGADESPDPENLGEVAADLLGELVVEGDVLGLAWGRSTIHMAAALDRLPPCTVVQLTGVYDAGTAERGSVEAVRRAAQVSGGEAHPIYAPMLLPDPATAAALRSQTGIARAFDYFDKVTVAAVSIGSWEAGISTVHDMLTDEERSHYASLGVEAEMSAHLFDAEGRRVGRDLGERCITVEADRLRRIPEVVAIAGGQRKGAAIGAVLRSGLVTSLVTDTAAADFLLHDFAPGPRPALERKDPDGE
- a CDS encoding TetR/AcrR family transcriptional regulator, with the protein product MATEPDKGRKRGRPAADRAGLTADRILTTALALVDEQGLDALSMRRLARELGVDPMSIYHHLPNKAAVVSGLVELVFSRLRLPRALPDDWAEQVRAWVNAYRDLTRRHPRLVLQIVTDPVAVAQAAEMINGPLHAALTSAGVPADKVDACAGMFVDFANGFALAELESPSPALAARPPQSHFDIGMDVMILGVHALTAGHDDR
- a CDS encoding helix-hairpin-helix domain-containing protein, with product MTSAHDGSDLTELVNVGRSVARYFESVGVTRIAQLVGEEPVELYERMSAAAGQRLDPCLLDTVMSAVDQAEGEPARPWWHYTPERRRLQAERQARLPAAP
- the rpe gene encoding ribulose-phosphate 3-epimerase → MAQINPSILSADFARLAEEAKAAEGADWLHVDVMDNHFVPNLTLGVPVVEALARATETPLDCHLMIEEPDRWAPQYVEAGAGSVTFHAEAAAAPVRLAREIRAKGARASMALKPATPVEPYEDLLPELDMLLIMTVEPGFGGQAFLDIMLPKIRRTRELISKHGLELWLQVDGGVSAATIERCAEAGADVFVAGSAVYGTDDPAAAVRMLRHQADEATASAGWSCAH
- a CDS encoding pyridoxamine 5'-phosphate oxidase family protein, translating into MATWYEIRSQHTEFADKVSACFAAGVNKTIATLRRDGSPRISAIELEFKDGDVTLGMMGGSVKLRDARRDPRVAVHSPTIDAPEGETWHGDAKLSGVLVETPAPAGNPHVGAGFFRIDIREVALTYLGTPADHLVIESWHAGHGWRRRTH